From Carya illinoinensis cultivar Pawnee chromosome 5, C.illinoinensisPawnee_v1, whole genome shotgun sequence, one genomic window encodes:
- the LOC122310917 gene encoding AAA-ATPase At2g46620-like, whose product MMFLGLFFAIVSSLIILRFLLKTSILGIFSKWWRCFEDCFHVYQSYKIPQYNEYYQENQLYRKVSLYLNSLASLDDPDLTNLNLLSGSKPSEIFLHFDSNQIVYDKFFSARVSWTNGSERDDGGSSSSTRSYVLKIRRNDKRRVLRQYLQHILSVTDEIEQRKKETRLYMNLERGNARWRSIPFTHPASFDTVVMDADLKNKVRSDLEQFLKSKQYYHRLGRVWKRSYLLYGPTGTGKTSFVAAMSRLLCYDVYDIDMSKVSDDSELKTLLLQTTSKSLIVIEDLDRFFDGKGSSTTAVSMSGMLNFMDGIVSCCGEERVMVFTVNGKDVGDRTAITRPGRIDVHIEFPSCDCFSAFKSLASSYLGVKDHKLFPQVEEIFQTGASLSHAEIGEIMISNRNSPTRALKSVITALQTNGTTSNGTVVPGLSGSGSGRSGDEAVEPAGVFCRESIHTVREFRKLYGLLKMGSRRKESLDMSSGEKEGSRHDV is encoded by the coding sequence atgatgtttctGGGTTTATTCTTCGCCATcgtttcttctttaataattctTAGGTTCTTGCTCAAAACCTCTATACTTGGCATTTTCTCGAAATGGTGGCGATGTTTCGAAGATTGCTTTCACGTTTACCAGTCTTACAAAATCCCACAGTACAACGAGTACTACCAAGAAAACCAGCTCTACCGCAAGGTTTCTCTTTACCTTAATTCCTTAGCCTCCCTTGACGATCCCGATCTTACGAACCTCAACCTACTCTCCGGTTCCAAGCCCAGCGAAATTTTTCTCCACTTTGATTCCAACCAGATCGTCTATGACAAGTTTTTTAGTGCCAGAGTTTCGTGGACGAACGGATCGGAACGAGACGATGGAGGAAGCAGCAGCAGTACTAGATCGTACGTGCTAAAGATAAGGAGAAACGACAAGCGTAGAGTCTTGAGACAGTACCTGCAGCATATCCTCTCGGTCACGGACGAGATCGAGCAGAGAAAGAAGGAAACTAGATTGTACATGAATTTGGAGCGAGGAAATGCGCGGTGGAGATCGATCCCTTTCACGCACCCGGCGAGCTTTGACACGGTGGTGATGGACGCCGACTTGAAAAACAAGGTGAGGTCCGATCTCGAGCAGTTCCTCAAGTCTAAACAGTATTACCACAGATTGGGCCGCGTCTGGAAACGGAGTTATTTGCTGTACGGTCCTACCGGCACCGGAAAAACCAGCTTCGTCGCGGCAATGTCGAGGCTCCTTTGTTACGACGTGTACGATATTGACATGTCCAAGGTCTCGGACGACTCAGAACTGAAGACGCTCTTGTTGCAAACTACGAGCAAGTCGCTGATCGTGATCGAGGATCTCGATCGGTTTTTCGACGGGAAAGGTTCGAGTACGACGGCAGTGAGCATGTCGGGGATGCTAAATTTCATGGACGGAATTGTATCGTGCTGCGGCGAAGAGCGTGTGATGGTATTCACTGTGAACGGGAAGGACGTAGGTGATCGGACGGCGATCACGAGGCCCGGGAGGATCGACGTACACATCGAATTCCCCTCCTGTGATTGCTTCTCTGCGTTTAAGAGTTTGGCGAGTTCCTACTTGGGAGTGAAGGATCACAAGCTGTTCCCTCAGGTGGAGGAGATCTTTCAAACCGGCGCGAGTCTGAGTCACGCCGAGATCGGCGAGATCATGATTTCGAACCGGAATTCGCCGACGCGGGCATTGAAATCGGTCATCACGGCGCTGCAAACCAACGGTACGACTTCTAATGGTACGGTCGTTCCGGGTTTGAGTGGGAGTGGGTCGGGTCGATCCGGGGATGAGGCGGTTGAACCGGCAGGGGTATTCTGTCGGGAAAGCATTCACACGGTGAGAGAGTTTCGGAAACTGTACGGACTGTTGAAGATGGGAAGCAGAAGAAAGGAGTCATTGGATATGAGTTCGGGCGAGAAGGAAGGCTCGCGACACGACGTTTAA
- the LOC122310918 gene encoding vacuolar protein sorting-associated protein 26A-like isoform X1 encodes MNYLIGAFKPACTISITFSDGKTRKQVPLKKENGHTIMVPLFQSQENIAGKISIEPFQGKKVDHNGVKVELLGQIEMYFDRGNFYDFTSLVRELDVPGEIYEKKTYPFEFSTVEMPYETYNGVHVRLRYVVKVTITRGYAGSIMEHQDFVVRNYSSPPSINNSIKMEVGIEDCLHIEFEYNKSKYHLKDVIIGKIYFLLVRIKIKNMDLEIRRRESTGSGANTHVETETLAKFELMDGAPVRGESIPIRLFLSPYELTPTHRNINNKFSVKYYLNLVLVDEEDRRYFKQQEITIYRLQETSS; translated from the exons ATG AATTACCTAATTGGAGCTTTCAAGCCAGCCTGCACCATTTCAATCACATTTTCCGATGGAAAAACACGCAAGCAG GTTCCGCTAAAGAAGGAAAATGGTCACACAATCATGGTGCCCCTTTTCCAAAGTCAAGAAAACATTGCTGGGAAG ATTTCTATAGAACCATTTCAAGGGAAGAAGGTTGATCATAATGGTGTGAAAGTTGAGCTCCTTGGCCAGATAG AGATGTACTTTGATAGAGGCAACTTCTATGACTTTACTTCCCTTG TTCGTGAACTGGATGTTCCTGGAGAAATATATGAGAAGAAAACATATCCATTTGAATTTTCCACCGTTGAAATGCCTTATGAGACATACAATGGGGTGCATGTGAGGCTTAG GTATGTCGTGAAAGTTACCATCACTCGTGGTTATGCTGGCAGTATAATGGAACACCAGGATTTTGTG GTTCGAAATTATTCCTCACCACCATCCATTAACAACAGCATCAAG ATGGAAGTTGGAATTGAAGATTGCCTACACATTGAGTTTGAGTATAACAAAAGCAA GTATCACCTGAAAGATGTTATAATTGGCAAGATATATTTTCTTCTTGTAAGaatcaagataaaaaatatgGATCTGGAGATCAGGAGACGAGAATCAACGGGTTCAGGTGCCAATACCCATGTTGAGACAGAGACACTTGCTAAATTTGAGCTGATGGATGGTGCTCCTGTTAGAG GTGAATCAATTCCAATCAGACTGTTCCTTAGCCCTTATGAACTGACTCCTACGCATCGAAATATCAATAACAAATTCAGTGTGAAGTATTATTTGAATCTTGTTCTAGTTGATGAAGAGGACCGGCGGTACTTTAAACAGCAGGAAATCACTATATATAGGCTTCAGGAAACTTCTTCCTGA
- the LOC122310918 gene encoding vacuolar protein sorting-associated protein 26A-like isoform X2, with amino-acid sequence MNYLIGAFKPACTISITFSDGKTRKQVPLKKENGHTIMVPLFQSQENIAGKISIEPFQGKKVDHNGVKVELLGQIEMYFDRGNFYDFTSLVRELDVPGEIYEKKTYPFEFSTVEMPYETYNGVHVRLRYVVKVTITRGYAGSIMEHQDFVVRNYSSPPSINNSIKMEVGIEDCLHIEFEYNKSKYHLKDVIIGKIYFLLVRIKIKNMDLEIRRRESTGSGANTHVETETLAKFELMDGAPVRGCLEFIVGTIWPISQHPLLN; translated from the exons ATG AATTACCTAATTGGAGCTTTCAAGCCAGCCTGCACCATTTCAATCACATTTTCCGATGGAAAAACACGCAAGCAG GTTCCGCTAAAGAAGGAAAATGGTCACACAATCATGGTGCCCCTTTTCCAAAGTCAAGAAAACATTGCTGGGAAG ATTTCTATAGAACCATTTCAAGGGAAGAAGGTTGATCATAATGGTGTGAAAGTTGAGCTCCTTGGCCAGATAG AGATGTACTTTGATAGAGGCAACTTCTATGACTTTACTTCCCTTG TTCGTGAACTGGATGTTCCTGGAGAAATATATGAGAAGAAAACATATCCATTTGAATTTTCCACCGTTGAAATGCCTTATGAGACATACAATGGGGTGCATGTGAGGCTTAG GTATGTCGTGAAAGTTACCATCACTCGTGGTTATGCTGGCAGTATAATGGAACACCAGGATTTTGTG GTTCGAAATTATTCCTCACCACCATCCATTAACAACAGCATCAAG ATGGAAGTTGGAATTGAAGATTGCCTACACATTGAGTTTGAGTATAACAAAAGCAA GTATCACCTGAAAGATGTTATAATTGGCAAGATATATTTTCTTCTTGTAAGaatcaagataaaaaatatgGATCTGGAGATCAGGAGACGAGAATCAACGGGTTCAGGTGCCAATACCCATGTTGAGACAGAGACACTTGCTAAATTTGAGCTGATGGATGGTGCTCCTGTTAGAG GTTGTTTGGAATTTATTGTTGGAACCATCTGGCCAATATCTCAACATCCATTGCTGAATTAG
- the LOC122310919 gene encoding rhodanese-like domain-containing protein 14, chloroplastic: protein MATLPSITLSPSSSSSLQPYYIYSSLPTFSPKHTLDHHPCWFRSPRQRLSSKSVPRGLRIRSAATKTAKTPAEEDWKIKREYLLQKKVRSVDVKEALRLQKENNFVILDVRPEAEFKEAHPPGAINVQIYRLIKEWTAWDIARRAAFAFFGIFSGTEENPEFMKTVESKLDREAKIIVACSSGGTMKPTQSLPEGQQSRSLIAAYLLVLNGYTHVFHLEGGLYTWFKEDLPTVSEE from the exons ATGGCAACTTTGCCTTCAATTACCCTGAGtccatcatcttcatcatctttacaGCCTTATTATATCTATTCCTCGCTGCCAACGTTTTCTCCAAAACATACTCTTGATCACCATCCCTGCTGGTTCAGATCCCCGAGGCAAAGATTGTCATCAAAGTCTGTACCAAGAGGCCTGAGAATCCGAAGTGCAGCCACAAAAACTGCAAAAACACCAG CTGAAGAAGACTGGAAGATTAAGAGGGAGTATCTGCTACAGAAAAAG GTAAGGAGTGTGGATGTAAAGGAAGCTCTACGCCTTCAGAAAGAAAACAACTTTGTGATTCTTGATGTGCGGCCTGAAGCAGAATTTAAAGAG GCTCATCCACCAGGTGCTATTAATGTGCAAATATATAGGCTTATAAAGGAATGGACAGCTTGGGACATTGCCAGACGTGCTGCATTTGCATTTTTTGGTATCTTCTCTGGTACAGAAGAGAACCCAGAGTTCATGAAAA CTGTGGAGTCAAAATTGGATAGAGAAGCGAAGATTATAGTAGCCTGCTCATCTGGGGGTACGATGAAACCAACTCAAAGTCTTCCAGAAGGTCAACAGTCAAG GTCACTGATAGCAGCCTACTTGCTTGTCCTCAACGGTTATACCCATGTCTTCCACTTAGAAGGGGGCCTTTACACATGGTTCAAAGAAGACTTGCCGACAGTTTCAGAAGAGTGA